One window from the genome of Haloprofundus halobius encodes:
- the rpmC gene encoding 50S ribosomal protein L29, whose translation MAILYPDEIRDMTPAEREAEVEELETELLNARAVQAAGGAPENPGRIGEIRRTIARIKTIQNEEGDDE comes from the coding sequence ATGGCCATCCTCTACCCCGACGAGATCCGCGACATGACGCCCGCAGAGCGCGAGGCGGAAGTCGAGGAACTCGAGACGGAACTCCTGAACGCCCGCGCCGTGCAAGCGGCGGGCGGCGCGCCGGAGAACCCCGGCCGAATCGGCGAGATTCGCCGGACCATCGCCCGAATCAAGACCATCCAGAACGAAGAGGGCGACGACGAGTAA
- a CDS encoding ribonuclease P protein component 1: MALTPERLTRHELNGLPIRVAAADNPDLVGIVGRVVVETMQTLHVDCDVPAARRLFGEEVAERGARVVQVPKRGTTFEFALERGTGGPNGPSCTNEAAGNRRVHLDESSDTRRRRRKAPGSASKRESETAGHSAGQSGSTREGSSDGSSPSGDCEGVVYVTVDGAKLLSRPALRTENVGESTWR, encoded by the coding sequence ATGGCCCTGACACCCGAGCGCCTCACGCGACACGAACTCAACGGTCTCCCGATTCGGGTGGCCGCCGCCGACAACCCCGACCTCGTCGGGATAGTCGGCCGTGTCGTCGTCGAGACGATGCAGACGCTGCACGTCGACTGCGACGTGCCCGCTGCACGTCGACTGTTCGGCGAGGAGGTCGCCGAGCGTGGCGCTCGGGTCGTTCAGGTGCCGAAACGCGGAACGACGTTCGAGTTCGCACTCGAACGAGGAACCGGCGGTCCGAACGGGCCGTCGTGCACAAATGAAGCCGCCGGGAACCGTCGAGTCCACCTCGACGAGTCGTCGGACACGCGCCGACGACGCCGCAAGGCTCCGGGGTCTGCGTCCAAACGGGAGTCGGAAACTGCCGGCCATTCAGCCGGTCAGTCTGGGTCGACCCGCGAGGGCTCGTCGGACGGCAGTTCGCCGTCCGGCGACTGCGAGGGCGTAGTCTACGTTACGGTGGATGGTGCAAAGCTGCTCTCACGACCCGCATTGCGCACCGAAAACGTAGGTGAATCTACATGGCGATAG
- a CDS encoding 30S ribosomal protein S17, with translation MAIGLNVPEPEETCSDANCPFHGSLAVRGQTLEGTVASTDMDKTVIVEREYDVRVPKYDRYMKRRSRVPAHAPPCVELQEGDTVRIAETRPLSKTKSHVVVEKIASLDVTEGLAAPETADDESDEEGDA, from the coding sequence ATGGCGATAGGACTGAACGTACCAGAACCGGAGGAGACCTGCTCCGACGCGAACTGTCCGTTCCACGGCTCGCTTGCCGTGCGAGGACAGACGCTCGAGGGCACCGTTGCCTCCACAGACATGGACAAAACCGTCATCGTGGAGCGCGAATACGACGTTCGCGTTCCCAAGTACGACCGCTACATGAAGCGGCGTAGTCGCGTTCCGGCCCACGCACCCCCGTGCGTGGAGCTCCAGGAAGGCGATACGGTTCGCATCGCAGAGACACGACCGCTGTCGAAGACGAAATCACACGTGGTCGTCGAGAAAATCGCGTCGCTGGACGTCACCGAGGGCCTCGCGGCCCCCGAGACGGCCGACGACGAGTCGGATGAAGAGGGTGACGCGTGA
- a CDS encoding 50S ribosomal protein L14, whose protein sequence is MEALKADVTQGLERGSLVTCADNTGARELKVISVAGYSGTKNRHPKAGVGDKVTVSVTKGTPEMRRQVLEAVVVRQRKSIRRPDGTRVKFEDNAAVIIDENGEPRGTEIKGPIAREVAERFGSIASTATMIV, encoded by the coding sequence ATGGAGGCGCTGAAAGCCGACGTCACGCAGGGTCTCGAACGAGGCTCGCTCGTCACCTGTGCGGACAACACCGGAGCCCGCGAGCTGAAAGTCATCAGCGTCGCCGGCTACTCCGGGACGAAGAACCGACACCCCAAAGCGGGCGTCGGCGACAAAGTGACCGTCTCGGTCACGAAGGGCACCCCCGAAATGCGTCGACAGGTGCTCGAAGCCGTCGTCGTGCGGCAGCGGAAATCGATCCGCCGCCCCGACGGCACGCGCGTCAAGTTCGAGGACAACGCCGCCGTCATCATCGACGAGAACGGCGAGCCTCGCGGGACCGAGATCAAGGGTCCCATCGCGCGGGAAGTCGCCGAGCGCTTCGGGAGCATCGCATCCACGGCTACGATGATCGTATAG
- the rplX gene encoding 50S ribosomal protein L24: MSKQPRKQRTQNRDAPLHERHKQVRATLSADLREEYGQRNVRVNAGDTVEVLRGDDAGETGEVVDVDLKREVITVEGVVVEKADGEEVPRPVDTSNVRVTELDLEDERRQARLEGEE; encoded by the coding sequence ATGAGCAAGCAACCACGCAAACAGCGAACCCAGAACCGCGACGCGCCGCTGCACGAGCGGCACAAGCAGGTCCGCGCGACGCTGTCGGCCGACCTCCGCGAGGAGTACGGCCAGCGCAACGTTCGCGTCAACGCGGGCGACACCGTCGAGGTACTCCGCGGCGACGACGCCGGGGAGACGGGCGAAGTCGTCGACGTCGACCTCAAGCGCGAGGTCATCACCGTCGAGGGCGTCGTCGTCGAGAAGGCCGACGGGGAGGAAGTCCCGCGGCCGGTCGACACCTCGAACGTCCGCGTGACGGAACTGGACCTCGAAGACGAGCGCCGCCAAGCGCGTCTGGAGGGTGAAGAATGA
- a CDS encoding 30S ribosomal protein S4e produces MTKHQKRLSVPNSWPVERKEQVWTVKAGAGPHGEQGVPLLILLRDVLGYVNTKKEARYALNEGTVLVNGDNVSDERRPIGMFDIVAFTARDEYYRVFPDEGGRLALTAIDEDAASSRLGKIVGKRQVAGGAFQLSLHDGTNVQLDDASEYSSGDSVVVDNESKEIVAHFPYEEGALVTAVTGAHAGEIGQISEITVTLGSGDNTVAVEQEDGEGFETVADYVVVIDENFTGGEPEVTTTGGDDE; encoded by the coding sequence ATGACGAAGCACCAGAAGCGACTCTCGGTCCCGAACTCGTGGCCGGTCGAACGGAAAGAACAGGTCTGGACGGTCAAAGCCGGCGCCGGCCCGCACGGCGAACAGGGGGTCCCCCTGCTCATCCTGCTGCGGGACGTGCTCGGCTACGTCAACACGAAGAAGGAAGCGCGCTACGCGCTCAACGAGGGCACAGTCCTCGTCAACGGTGACAACGTCTCCGACGAACGCCGACCCATCGGCATGTTCGACATCGTGGCGTTCACCGCCCGAGACGAGTACTACCGCGTCTTCCCCGACGAGGGAGGTCGCCTCGCGCTGACCGCCATCGACGAGGACGCGGCGTCGAGCCGTCTCGGCAAGATCGTCGGCAAGCGTCAGGTCGCCGGCGGCGCGTTCCAGTTGTCGCTACACGACGGCACGAACGTCCAGCTCGACGACGCCTCCGAGTACAGCAGCGGCGACTCGGTCGTCGTCGACAACGAGTCGAAGGAGATCGTCGCGCACTTCCCGTACGAGGAAGGCGCGCTCGTGACGGCCGTCACCGGCGCGCACGCCGGCGAAATCGGCCAGATCTCGGAGATCACCGTCACGCTCGGCAGCGGCGACAACACCGTCGCCGTCGAGCAGGAAGACGGCGAGGGCTTCGAGACGGTCGCCGACTACGTCGTCGTCATCGACGAGAACTTCACCGGCGGCGAACCGGAAGTCACCACCACCGGAGGTGACGACGAATGA
- a CDS encoding 50S ribosomal protein L5: MSESVHEMRQARVEKVVVHMGIGQGGRELANAEDIIEAVTGQQSVRTTSKRAGQDFGVRIGTPVGAKVTLRGETAHEFLETALPLADVSASNFDDTGNFSFGVEEHTEFPSQEYDPEIGIYGLDVTVNLVRPGYRVAKRDQVTRSIPSGHRLTPEDAISFLEESFDVEVEQ; the protein is encoded by the coding sequence ATGAGCGAGTCCGTCCACGAGATGCGCCAGGCGCGCGTCGAGAAGGTCGTCGTCCACATGGGCATCGGCCAGGGCGGCCGCGAACTCGCCAACGCCGAGGACATCATCGAGGCCGTCACCGGCCAGCAGAGCGTCCGCACCACGTCGAAGCGTGCCGGACAGGACTTCGGCGTCCGCATCGGCACGCCCGTCGGCGCGAAGGTGACCCTTCGCGGCGAGACGGCCCACGAGTTCCTCGAGACGGCGCTGCCGCTGGCAGACGTCTCGGCGAGCAACTTCGACGATACGGGTAACTTCAGCTTCGGCGTCGAGGAACACACCGAGTTCCCGAGTCAGGAGTACGACCCCGAGATCGGTATCTACGGGCTGGACGTGACGGTCAACCTCGTCCGCCCCGGCTACCGTGTCGCGAAGCGAGACCAGGTGACGCGGAGTATCCCCTCCGGTCACCGCCTGACCCCCGAGGACGCCATTTCGTTCCTCGAGGAGTCGTTCGACGTGGAGGTTGAACAATGA
- a CDS encoding 30S ribosomal protein S14 produces the protein MSESETDVTGEHATQRTGQRHECRRCGRKQALVGKYDINLCRQCFREIAREMGFKKYR, from the coding sequence ATGAGCGAGAGTGAAACAGACGTGACGGGTGAACACGCCACGCAGCGCACCGGCCAGCGCCACGAGTGCCGCCGATGCGGTCGCAAACAGGCGCTCGTCGGCAAGTACGACATCAACCTCTGCCGGCAGTGCTTCCGCGAGATCGCCCGCGAGATGGGATTCAAGAAGTATCGATAA
- a CDS encoding 30S ribosomal protein S8 codes for MADNDPLSSALSGVDNAESVGHLSHEVQPASNIIGSVLEVFYDRGYIDGFEFVDDGRAGRFEVELKGAINRCGAVKPRYSAGAGEFEKWEKRFLPARDYGALIVTTSHGVMSHYEAREQGIGGQVIAYVY; via the coding sequence ATGGCTGACAACGACCCACTCAGCAGCGCGCTCTCCGGCGTCGACAACGCCGAGAGCGTCGGGCATCTGTCCCACGAGGTACAACCCGCCTCGAACATCATCGGCTCCGTTCTCGAGGTCTTCTACGACCGCGGGTACATCGACGGCTTCGAGTTCGTCGACGACGGTCGAGCCGGTCGGTTCGAGGTCGAACTGAAAGGCGCTATCAACCGATGTGGCGCAGTCAAGCCCCGCTATTCGGCGGGTGCCGGCGAGTTCGAGAAGTGGGAGAAGCGATTCCTCCCCGCCCGTGACTACGGAGCGCTCATCGTCACGACGAGCCACGGCGTCATGAGCCACTACGAGGCCCGCGAACAGGGCATCGGTGGCCAAGTAATCGCATACGTCTACTAA
- a CDS encoding 50S ribosomal protein L6: MSRVEIEIPDDASAEVDHLDLTVEGPNGSVTRRLWYPDVSVSVEGDHVVVESDNENAKTNATIGTFESHVRNMLHGVTDGWEYRMEVYYAHFPMQVSVEGNEVVIENFLGEKAPRRAQIRGDTDVQVDGEEVILTGSDKEAVGQTAASIEQLTRVTDKDTRVFQDGVYITEKPQAGGA; encoded by the coding sequence ATGAGCCGAGTCGAAATCGAAATTCCAGACGACGCCTCCGCCGAGGTAGACCACCTCGACCTCACAGTCGAGGGACCGAACGGGTCCGTCACGCGACGACTCTGGTACCCGGACGTCTCCGTCAGCGTCGAGGGCGACCACGTGGTCGTCGAGAGCGACAACGAGAACGCGAAGACGAACGCGACCATCGGAACGTTCGAGAGCCACGTCCGGAACATGCTCCACGGCGTCACCGACGGCTGGGAGTACCGGATGGAGGTCTACTACGCTCACTTCCCGATGCAGGTTAGCGTCGAGGGCAACGAGGTAGTTATCGAGAACTTCCTCGGTGAGAAGGCACCGCGCCGCGCGCAGATTCGCGGCGACACCGACGTACAGGTCGACGGCGAGGAGGTCATCCTGACGGGCTCCGACAAGGAGGCCGTCGGACAGACCGCCGCGTCCATCGAACAGCTGACGCGCGTCACCGACAAGGACACTCGCGTGTTCCAAGACGGCGTCTACATCACCGAGAAGCCACAGGCAGGTGGTGCATAA
- a CDS encoding 50S ribosomal protein L32e, which produces MADDEPETLEEISGVGPSKAEALQEAGYETVEDVKAASQSELADVEGIGNALAARIKADVGGLEVSEETEAEVEDEGEADEAEEADEDVETELRPRGHVDKTPDLDDETARALGQKHREGMPAFRRQKYYMKKRVPESWRKPRGGLSKQRRGIKGKGSMVEAGYRTPKAARGLHPSGFEEVRVHNVDDLEGVDGDTQAVRIASKVGARKRERIEDVCEDREIRVLNPTYVEVEVDQ; this is translated from the coding sequence ATGGCCGACGACGAACCAGAGACACTCGAAGAGATCAGCGGTGTCGGACCGAGCAAGGCCGAAGCACTGCAGGAAGCCGGCTACGAGACCGTCGAGGACGTCAAGGCGGCGAGCCAGTCGGAACTCGCCGACGTCGAAGGCATCGGCAACGCGCTGGCGGCCCGCATCAAGGCGGACGTCGGCGGACTCGAAGTCTCCGAGGAGACCGAGGCCGAAGTCGAAGACGAGGGCGAAGCCGATGAAGCCGAAGAAGCCGACGAGGACGTCGAGACGGAGCTCCGTCCGCGCGGCCACGTCGACAAGACGCCCGACCTCGACGACGAGACGGCGCGCGCACTCGGGCAGAAGCACCGCGAGGGCATGCCCGCGTTCCGCCGCCAGAAGTACTACATGAAGAAGCGAGTCCCCGAGTCGTGGCGTAAGCCGCGCGGCGGACTCTCCAAGCAGCGACGCGGCATCAAGGGCAAAGGCTCGATGGTCGAAGCGGGCTACCGCACGCCGAAGGCCGCCCGCGGCCTGCACCCGAGCGGCTTCGAGGAGGTCCGCGTGCACAACGTGGACGACCTCGAAGGCGTCGACGGCGACACGCAGGCCGTCCGCATCGCCAGCAAAGTCGGCGCTCGCAAGCGCGAGCGCATCGAGGACGTCTGTGAGGACCGCGAGATTCGCGTCCTCAACCCGACCTACGTCGAAGTGGAGGTCGATCAATGA
- a CDS encoding 50S ribosomal protein L19e, with product MTDLSAQRRMAADVLDVGKSRVWFDPEEQDEIAEAITREDIRDLVDSGTIRAKDAKSNSRGRARERQAKREYGHRSGPGTRKGKAGARRDSKDEWMSRIRAQRARLKELRDDGPLNRTQYRELYNKASGGEFESVDRLEAYARNNYEIELEDQ from the coding sequence ATGACGGACCTCAGCGCACAGCGACGCATGGCCGCCGACGTCCTCGACGTCGGCAAGAGCCGCGTCTGGTTCGACCCCGAGGAACAGGACGAGATCGCCGAAGCCATCACGCGCGAGGACATCCGTGACCTCGTCGACAGTGGCACCATCCGCGCGAAGGACGCCAAGTCCAACTCGCGCGGACGCGCCCGCGAGCGGCAGGCCAAACGAGAGTACGGCCACCGCAGCGGTCCCGGCACCCGGAAAGGGAAAGCCGGTGCGCGGCGAGACTCGAAAGACGAGTGGATGAGCCGGATTCGCGCTCAGCGAGCCCGACTCAAGGAACTACGTGACGACGGTCCGCTGAACCGAACCCAGTACCGCGAGCTCTACAACAAGGCAAGCGGTGGGGAGTTCGAGAGCGTCGACCGCCTCGAAGCGTACGCACGGAACAACTACGAAATCGAACTGGAGGACCAATAG
- a CDS encoding 50S ribosomal protein L18, translating into MATGPRYKVPMRRRREVRTDYHQRLRLLKSGKPRLVARVSNKHVRAQLVTPGPNGDNTHAAASSEDLAEYGWEAPTGNLPSAYLTGYLVGKRAVEAGLEEAVLDIGLNTATPGNKVFAVQEGAIDAGLEIPHNESVLADWSRNRGEHIAEYAEQLDEPLYGGEFDATKLPEHFDDVLEQLQDDE; encoded by the coding sequence ATGGCGACAGGACCACGATACAAGGTACCGATGCGACGCCGTCGCGAGGTCCGGACCGACTACCATCAGCGGTTGCGCCTGTTGAAATCCGGCAAGCCGCGGCTCGTAGCCCGCGTCAGCAACAAGCACGTCAGGGCGCAGCTGGTAACCCCCGGACCCAACGGCGACAACACACACGCCGCCGCTTCCTCCGAGGACCTCGCCGAGTACGGCTGGGAAGCCCCCACGGGCAACCTCCCGAGCGCGTACTTGACGGGCTACCTCGTCGGCAAGCGAGCGGTCGAAGCCGGCCTCGAAGAGGCCGTCCTCGACATCGGCCTGAACACGGCGACGCCCGGCAACAAGGTGTTCGCCGTGCAGGAAGGAGCGATAGACGCTGGCCTCGAAATCCCGCACAACGAGAGCGTGCTGGCCGACTGGTCGCGTAACCGCGGCGAGCACATCGCCGAGTACGCAGAACAGCTCGACGAGCCGCTGTACGGCGGGGAGTTCGACGCCACGAAACTACCCGAGCACTTCGACGACGTGCTCGAACAACTACAGGACGACGAATGA
- a CDS encoding 30S ribosomal protein S5: MSRNNNGWEPRTRLGRMVQNDDVTSMEQALDTGLPLKEPEIVDQLLPGLDDDVLDINMVQRMTDSGRRVKFRCVCAVGNRDGFLGYAEARDDQVGSAIQKAIDVAKLNIIKVDRGSGSWEDRAGGTHSLTRKAEGKAGSVTVEVIPAPMGLGLAAAPTVRSILELAGVQDAWTKSDGNTRTTVNLAKATYNALKNASQSRTPRHAREVQQEVNE, encoded by the coding sequence ATGAGCAGAAACAACAACGGCTGGGAGCCGCGAACGCGCCTCGGCCGCATGGTCCAGAACGACGACGTCACGTCGATGGAGCAGGCGCTCGACACGGGCCTGCCGCTGAAAGAGCCCGAGATCGTCGACCAGCTCCTCCCCGGACTGGACGACGACGTGCTCGACATCAACATGGTCCAGCGGATGACCGACTCCGGCCGCCGGGTGAAGTTCCGGTGCGTCTGTGCGGTCGGCAACCGCGACGGGTTCCTCGGCTACGCCGAGGCCCGCGACGACCAGGTCGGCTCGGCGATTCAGAAAGCCATCGACGTCGCAAAGCTGAACATCATCAAGGTCGACCGCGGCTCCGGTTCGTGGGAGGACCGCGCGGGCGGCACCCACTCGTTGACCCGGAAAGCCGAGGGCAAGGCCGGCTCGGTGACCGTCGAGGTCATCCCCGCGCCGATGGGTCTCGGCCTCGCGGCCGCGCCCACCGTCCGCAGCATCCTCGAACTCGCAGGTGTGCAGGACGCGTGGACGAAGTCCGACGGCAACACCCGGACGACGGTCAACCTCGCGAAAGCGACGTACAACGCGCTCAAGAACGCCTCGCAGTCCCGGACGCCGCGGCACGCCCGCGAAGTCCAGCAAGAGGTGAACGAGTGA
- a CDS encoding 50S ribosomal protein L30: MRAVVQIRGDVNMSGAVHDTLKMLNIHGVNHCAFVPETDTYDGMVTKVNEYVAHGEPSADVVETLLRKRAEPLEGEATVDDDYVADNTDYDDLGALAEALVDEETTLREQGLSPSLRLHPPRGGHKGLKHPTTEGGQLGKHEAEDIDALLEAMR; this comes from the coding sequence ATGCGCGCGGTCGTTCAGATTCGCGGTGACGTCAACATGAGCGGTGCGGTGCACGACACCCTGAAGATGCTCAACATCCACGGTGTCAACCACTGCGCGTTCGTCCCCGAGACGGACACCTACGACGGTATGGTGACGAAAGTCAACGAGTACGTCGCCCACGGCGAACCGAGCGCAGACGTCGTCGAGACGCTGCTTCGCAAGCGCGCGGAGCCGCTCGAAGGCGAGGCGACGGTCGACGACGACTACGTCGCCGACAACACCGACTACGACGACCTCGGTGCGCTCGCGGAGGCACTCGTCGACGAGGAGACGACGCTGCGCGAGCAGGGGCTCTCCCCGTCGCTGCGACTCCACCCGCCGCGCGGCGGGCACAAGGGGCTCAAGCACCCGACCACCGAAGGCGGCCAACTCGGCAAACACGAAGCCGAGGACATCGACGCCCTCCTGGAGGCGATGCGATAA
- a CDS encoding uL15m family ribosomal protein: MTSKKRRQRGSRTHGGGTHKNRRGAGHRGGRGRAGRAKHEFHNYEPLGKHGFTRPEDAQLDVVEVRLQKLDEDAALYAADDLAEEEGDGYRLDARDVVDARSDTDVVKVLGGGQVRNELHVVADAFTSTAVEDLEENGGSAVLSEYGEHLVAEAEAAEEDEDAEGDE, from the coding sequence ATGACATCCAAGAAACGTCGACAGCGCGGTTCCCGAACGCACGGCGGCGGCACGCACAAGAACCGGCGCGGTGCCGGTCACCGTGGCGGCCGCGGCCGCGCCGGACGCGCGAAACACGAGTTCCACAACTACGAACCGCTCGGCAAACACGGCTTCACCCGCCCGGAGGACGCACAGCTCGACGTCGTCGAGGTGCGACTCCAGAAACTCGACGAGGACGCGGCGCTGTACGCCGCGGACGACCTCGCCGAGGAGGAGGGCGACGGCTACCGCCTCGACGCCCGCGACGTCGTCGACGCGCGAAGCGACACCGACGTCGTGAAAGTGCTCGGCGGCGGGCAGGTCCGCAACGAACTGCACGTCGTCGCCGACGCGTTCACGTCGACGGCCGTCGAGGACCTCGAGGAGAACGGCGGCAGCGCCGTCCTCTCGGAGTACGGCGAGCATCTCGTCGCCGAGGCCGAGGCGGCCGAGGAAGACGAAGACGCCGAAGGCGACGAGTAA
- a CDS encoding HVO_2523 family zinc finger protein yields MTESREGPSEAEADAEQTPRGRPCPLCDAPMQHRHCKYVCPSHGVVYDCSDTFW; encoded by the coding sequence GTGACCGAGTCGAGAGAGGGACCGTCCGAGGCGGAGGCGGATGCAGAGCAGACGCCGCGCGGGCGACCCTGCCCGCTCTGCGACGCGCCGATGCAGCACCGCCACTGCAAGTACGTCTGCCCGAGCCACGGCGTCGTCTACGACTGCAGCGACACGTTCTGGTAG
- a CDS encoding phytoene/squalene synthase family protein: protein MVRDEQVARSKAIQQRTGKTFHLATRLLPQRVRHATYVLYAFFRLADEVVDDVGDVTPEERRAELERLRAAALGETETDDPVISAFSEMREQYGIDDADVNTFVDAMLTDITKGRYETYAELEAYMDGSAAAVGRMMTAVMDPDEREEALPHATKLGEAFQMSNFLRDVREDIDERDRIYLPRTTLREHGVTDDQIRRYELTEGFATAMESELHRTEALYREGVAGIKYLPADCQFAVLLAAVLYADHHRLIRERNYDVLSATPELGTLRKLSLLARTRYYWMWTKDPETVFWRVSSVSKRGSPTAGPGRHDGLPAR from the coding sequence ATGGTGAGAGACGAACAGGTCGCCCGGAGCAAAGCGATACAACAGCGGACCGGAAAGACGTTCCACTTAGCGACGCGACTCCTCCCTCAGCGAGTCCGCCACGCGACGTACGTCCTCTACGCGTTCTTCCGACTGGCCGACGAAGTCGTCGACGACGTCGGTGACGTGACGCCTGAAGAGCGACGGGCCGAACTCGAACGGCTTCGCGCCGCCGCGCTCGGCGAGACCGAGACCGACGACCCCGTCATCTCGGCGTTCTCGGAGATGCGCGAGCAGTACGGCATCGACGACGCGGACGTGAACACGTTCGTGGACGCCATGCTCACCGACATCACGAAGGGTCGCTACGAGACGTACGCCGAACTGGAGGCGTACATGGACGGCTCGGCGGCCGCGGTCGGTCGGATGATGACCGCGGTGATGGACCCCGACGAGCGCGAGGAGGCGCTCCCGCACGCGACGAAACTCGGCGAGGCGTTCCAGATGTCGAACTTCCTGCGCGACGTGCGCGAGGATATCGACGAACGGGACCGCATCTATCTCCCGCGGACGACGCTCCGCGAGCACGGCGTGACCGACGACCAGATTCGACGCTACGAACTCACCGAGGGCTTTGCCACCGCTATGGAGTCGGAACTCCATCGAACGGAAGCGCTCTATCGTGAGGGCGTCGCCGGAATCAAGTATCTCCCGGCGGACTGCCAGTTCGCGGTGTTGCTCGCGGCGGTGCTGTACGCCGATCACCACCGACTCATCCGCGAGCGGAACTACGACGTGCTCTCCGCGACGCCGGAGTTAGGGACGCTCCGGAAACTGAGTCTGCTCGCTCGGACGCGCTACTACTGGATGTGGACGAAAGACCCCGAGACGGTGTTCTGGCGCGTCAGCTCGGTGTCGAAACGCGGGTCGCCGACGGCCGGTCCGGGACGCCACGACGGGCTTCCGGCGCGCTGA
- the cruF gene encoding bisanhydrobacterioruberin hydratase — protein sequence MADSVSTVSERLPSNRTEIEARLDRLVRENRFTISVVFPLVGGVLLVASRLELLPEPLAFNAVLLLLGTAVMRSPLVVGTLPLFDRRAVVGVSALALYAYGIEYTGVETGWPYGEFYYGVDLGPTVEGIPLGLPIFFLPLVMNSYLLCLLLLGDRADNSAVRLFSVIVTVLAMDVVLDPGAVALGFWVYPDVPPGGGFYGVPLSNYAGWVVSATVAVVTLDWAFDRRALLARLSGCEFMLDDLVSFVILWGSVNVVFGNYVPALVAVLFGFGLRRTERFDTGLFRPS from the coding sequence ATGGCTGATTCGGTGTCGACGGTCTCCGAGCGACTCCCCTCGAACCGGACGGAGATCGAGGCGCGGCTCGACCGCTTGGTCCGCGAGAACCGCTTTACGATCTCCGTGGTGTTCCCGCTCGTCGGCGGCGTGTTGCTCGTCGCCAGTCGCCTCGAACTGCTTCCCGAACCGCTGGCGTTCAACGCCGTCCTCCTCCTCTTGGGAACGGCCGTGATGCGCTCGCCGCTCGTCGTCGGCACGCTCCCGCTGTTCGACCGCCGCGCGGTCGTGGGCGTCTCGGCGCTCGCGCTGTACGCCTACGGTATCGAGTACACCGGCGTCGAGACGGGGTGGCCCTACGGCGAGTTCTACTACGGCGTCGACCTCGGGCCGACCGTCGAGGGGATTCCGCTGGGCTTGCCCATCTTCTTCCTCCCGCTGGTGATGAACTCGTACCTGCTCTGTCTGCTGCTCCTCGGTGACCGCGCGGACAACTCGGCCGTGCGCCTCTTTTCGGTCATCGTGACCGTGCTGGCGATGGACGTCGTGTTGGACCCCGGGGCCGTCGCGCTCGGGTTCTGGGTGTACCCCGACGTCCCGCCCGGCGGCGGGTTCTACGGCGTCCCGCTGTCGAACTACGCCGGGTGGGTCGTGAGCGCCACCGTCGCCGTCGTCACGCTCGACTGGGCGTTCGACCGCCGCGCGCTGCTCGCGCGGCTCTCCGGCTGCGAGTTCATGCTCGACGACCTCGTGAGTTTCGTCATTCTCTGGGGGAGCGTCAACGTCGTCTTCGGCAACTACGTCCCCGCGCTGGTCGCGGTGCTCTTTGGGTTCGGTCTCCGCCGAACCGAACGGTTCGACACGGGATTGTTCCGGCCGTCGTGA